TCGATTCCTCAGCGAATATGATATCGAAACCGCCCTCTTGGGTCGACCTGATGCCATCGGTACCCAGATCGCCCGCGAAAACTGGGACGCTCTGCAGGCTGCCGATCTGTCGACGACGACCATTACCGACACCAGCTATCTCGATGGGTTGGATCTCGAAGCCGCCGACTGCATCGTCGACGCGATGCTTGGAACGGGCGTCACTGGCGCGCTCCGCGAACCCGAAGCGAGTGCTGCCCGCGCGATCAACGCCACCGATACGCCAGTTGTTTCGGTCGACGTTCCATCTGGGGTCGACGCCGACACCGGGGCCGCTGATGGTGTCGCCGTTGAGGCCGACCACGTCGTCACCTTTCACGACACCAAACGCGGTCTCGAATCGCTCGATACGCAGCTCACGGTCGCCGACATCGGGATTCCCGAAGCCGCCGAACTGTTCGTCGGCCCTGGCGACGTTCGGGGCCGCAAGCGGGCCGCCGAGAGCCACAAGGGCGACCACGGCGAACTCCTCGTTATCGGCGGTGGTCCCTACACCGGCGCACCTGCACTGGCTGCACAGGCCGCGCTCCGGGCGGGTGCTGATCTCGTCCATGTGAGCTGTCCGGAAACGGTTGCCGAGGAGATTCAGGGGTACAGCGAGAACCTGATCGTCCACCCCTTCGACGGCCAGCGACTGACTCCCGAGGCAGTCGACGCGATCCTTGACCTCGCAGGCGAGATGGATGCCGTGATCTGTGGCCCCGGGCTTGGGAGCCACGAGGAGACGCTCGCGGCCGTCGAGTCGTTTCTCGAATCGTTTTCCGGTCGCGGGGTTATCGATGCCGACGCGTTGTCAGTTGTGCCCGAGGTCGACACCGATGCGAGCTTGATCTGTACTCCTCATCAGGGTGAACTCGTCAAAATGGGCGGCGAGACCGACGACGACTGGGAGCGACGGGCCGAGTTGGTCACCGAGTTCGCCACCGAAATCGGTCAGACGCTGCTGGTCAAAGGTGCCTACGACATCATCGCCGACAGCGAGGAGACGCGCGTGAGCCGGACCGGCAACCCCGGGATGACCGTCGGCGGCACCGGCGACGTGTTGGCGGGCGTCGTCGGCTCGCTGTTCACCAATCGTGAGCCACGGACTTCGGCTGCCGTCGGTGCGTATCTAAACGGTCGGGCCGGTGATCTGGCCTTCGAGGACGCGGCGTACGGCCTCGTAGCGACGGACCTAATCGACTGGCTCCCCGAGCCGTTCACAACCGATGAGTGAGGACTCTGAAGCAGCCGAGGAGCTAACGCATACCGACGATGAGGGATCGGTCCAGATGGTCGACGTCGGCAGCAAACCCGACACCAACCGCCGGGCGGTCGCCACCGGGACGATCAATCTGTCGGCCTCTACAGTCGAGGCCATCAAAGCCGACGAACTCGGCAAAGGCGACGTCCTTGCGACCGCACGGATCGGTGCGATTCAGGCGGTCAAACACACGTGGGAGACGATTCCGATGTGTCACCAAATTCCGATCACGAACGTTGAGACCGAGTTTACGGTTGAGGCAGATCGGATCGAGCTCACAGTTACAGTCGAGACGACCGGCAAAACCGGCTGTGAGATGGAGGCGCTTGAAGGTGTGACGACGGGGCTCAACGTCGTCTGGGATATGTGCAAAGCCGCCGAGAAAGATAGCAATGGGCAGTATCCCTCGACTGCGATTGCGGACGTTCACGTGGTCGACAAACAGAAACGGCAGATCTGAGCCGTCTTGGATCACTCCTGTCGATGTGACCGAACCGGTTGCCACTGACTGTTCGGTATTCGGCTGTTAACGCTGGTAGGCTATTACTAATCATTACCGTCTGGGCTGCGCCTGTTGGCACAGGATTATTTTACAATCTCAGAATATGAAGAAAACTATTCACAACCAGCGAACCACGGTACGGACTGCGGAGAAGGTGTTATCAAATGTCAATGCAAGCTGTGGTCTACCAAGGACCACACGATGTAGCCATCGAAGCGGTCGACGAACCACAAATCGAACACGAAAACGATGTTGTGATCGACATCACGACGAGCTGTATCTGTGGGTCGGATCTCCACATGTACGAAGGTCGAACCTCCGCCGAGGAGGGAATCGTCTTCGGGCACGAAAACATGGGTGTCGTGACCGAGGTCGGCGATGCGGTCAGCACACTCGAAGAGGGCGACCGGATCGTCGCTCCGTTCAACGTCGCCTGTGGCTTCTGTAAGAACTGTGAAAACGGCAAGACGGGCTTCTGTACCAACGTCAACCCCGGCTTTGCGGGGGGTGCCTATGGCTACGTGGCCATGGGACCGTATAAGGGCGGACAGGCCGAGAAACTCCGTGTTCCGTACGCCGACTTCAACGCACTCAAACTGCCGAAGGGCGACGAACACGAGGACTCGTTTTCGCTGTTGGCGGACATCTTCCCGACGGGCTGGCACGGTACCCGGCTTGCGAACCTCGAACCCGGCGACTCGGTAGCTGTCTTCGGCGGCGGACCGGTCGGCCTCATGGCCGCCTACAGCGCCGACCTGCAGGGGGCAAGCGAGATCTACGTCGTCGACCGTGTCCCCTCGCGGCTCGAACTCGCCGAGGATCACTGTAACGCGACAGCGATCAACTTCGAAGAGGGCGACCCCGTCGAACAGATCATCGACGAACACGGCGATATGGTCGACAAAGGTGTCGACGCCGTCGGTTACCAGGCCATCGATCCCGAGACCGACCCCTCGGACGACGCCTACGACCCGGCCCGCGAGAACCCGGCGGTCGTTCTCAACCAGTTGATTCAGGTGGTTCGACCGACTGGACAGCTCGGTATTCCCGGCCTCTATGTGCCGTCTGACCCCGGTGCGCCCGACGAGATGGCCGCACAGGGTCGACTCGGCATCGACTTCGGGAAACTGTTCGAGAAAGGCATCAAACTGGGGACCGGCCAGTGTAACGTCAAAGCCTACAACCGTGAGCTTCGAGATATGATCATCTCAGGCAAAGCCGACCCAAGCTGGGTCGTCTCCCACCGCGTTGGACTGGACGAAGCGCCCGATATGTACGAAGCCTTCGACAACCGCGAAGAGGGTGTGACGAAAGTCCTGCTCGAACCATAAGCGGTCGACCTGCTTTCCTTCGCCCAAATGTTCTTTTTTTATACTACCGCCGGAGCCAGAGTGTGGGGTGTTTGCCCCGGAGATGTTGCTGGTAGGC
This sequence is a window from Halohasta litchfieldiae. Protein-coding genes within it:
- a CDS encoding NAD(P)H-hydrate dehydratase; translation: MISSDRMAAVDVNAAALGIPRKQLMESSGNAVARVVRSEADPGSRIVLVCGRGNNGGDAFVTARFLSEYDIETALLGRPDAIGTQIARENWDALQAADLSTTTITDTSYLDGLDLEAADCIVDAMLGTGVTGALREPEASAARAINATDTPVVSVDVPSGVDADTGAADGVAVEADHVVTFHDTKRGLESLDTQLTVADIGIPEAAELFVGPGDVRGRKRAAESHKGDHGELLVIGGGPYTGAPALAAQAALRAGADLVHVSCPETVAEEIQGYSENLIVHPFDGQRLTPEAVDAILDLAGEMDAVICGPGLGSHEETLAAVESFLESFSGRGVIDADALSVVPEVDTDASLICTPHQGELVKMGGETDDDWERRAELVTEFATEIGQTLLVKGAYDIIADSEETRVSRTGNPGMTVGGTGDVLAGVVGSLFTNREPRTSAAVGAYLNGRAGDLAFEDAAYGLVATDLIDWLPEPFTTDE
- the moaC gene encoding cyclic pyranopterin monophosphate synthase MoaC, encoding MSEDSEAAEELTHTDDEGSVQMVDVGSKPDTNRRAVATGTINLSASTVEAIKADELGKGDVLATARIGAIQAVKHTWETIPMCHQIPITNVETEFTVEADRIELTVTVETTGKTGCEMEALEGVTTGLNVVWDMCKAAEKDSNGQYPSTAIADVHVVDKQKRQI
- a CDS encoding glutathione-independent formaldehyde dehydrogenase, whose amino-acid sequence is MQAVVYQGPHDVAIEAVDEPQIEHENDVVIDITTSCICGSDLHMYEGRTSAEEGIVFGHENMGVVTEVGDAVSTLEEGDRIVAPFNVACGFCKNCENGKTGFCTNVNPGFAGGAYGYVAMGPYKGGQAEKLRVPYADFNALKLPKGDEHEDSFSLLADIFPTGWHGTRLANLEPGDSVAVFGGGPVGLMAAYSADLQGASEIYVVDRVPSRLELAEDHCNATAINFEEGDPVEQIIDEHGDMVDKGVDAVGYQAIDPETDPSDDAYDPARENPAVVLNQLIQVVRPTGQLGIPGLYVPSDPGAPDEMAAQGRLGIDFGKLFEKGIKLGTGQCNVKAYNRELRDMIISGKADPSWVVSHRVGLDEAPDMYEAFDNREEGVTKVLLEP